A genomic window from Paenibacillus sp. FSL K6-0276 includes:
- a CDS encoding iron ABC transporter permease has protein sequence MINTSRSRIVVIITVALALVAAIIAIGLGSVFIPVSDILSTIFGSSSKAVNATIIWDIRLPRVLLAMIIGANIAISGALLQAVMGNPLADPGLTGVTSGAAACVLVIMLAAPQYTQFIPIAAFVGGLIAAGIVYALAWRRTGISPITIILSGVAVNALCGGLIGLLTIMYSDRLPAAVQWLNGSLAVKGNNALMMVFPYAIAGWILSFFAIRKANIIRLGDQVASNLGENVNRIRILLSLLAVFLAAISVAAIGMIGFVGLVVPHMARLLVGSDYKYLLPMSMALGALVLLIADTGGRTLFAPLDIPAGILMAVIGGPYFLYLMRKKAF, from the coding sequence GTGATAAATACATCTCGTAGCAGAATAGTTGTTATTATAACGGTAGCACTAGCGCTCGTTGCCGCGATTATCGCAATCGGACTAGGCTCTGTATTCATTCCGGTATCAGACATACTCAGCACGATCTTTGGTTCATCGTCCAAGGCGGTGAATGCCACCATCATATGGGATATTCGATTGCCACGTGTATTGCTGGCGATGATCATCGGAGCAAATATAGCGATCTCGGGCGCACTGCTGCAAGCTGTGATGGGTAACCCACTTGCTGATCCTGGATTAACGGGTGTAACTAGCGGGGCGGCTGCATGTGTACTTGTCATCATGCTTGCTGCACCACAGTATACTCAGTTCATTCCGATTGCTGCTTTTGTTGGAGGGCTAATCGCTGCAGGTATTGTATATGCATTAGCATGGAGACGAACCGGCATTTCGCCGATCACCATTATTTTATCTGGCGTTGCTGTGAATGCGCTCTGCGGTGGACTCATTGGACTCTTAACAATCATGTACAGCGATAGACTTCCTGCAGCGGTTCAATGGCTTAACGGCAGTCTTGCAGTAAAAGGGAATAATGCTTTGATGATGGTCTTCCCATATGCGATTGCAGGTTGGATCTTATCGTTCTTCGCGATTCGTAAGGCAAATATTATTCGTCTGGGTGATCAGGTTGCTTCGAATCTGGGTGAAAATGTGAACCGAATTCGTATCCTACTCTCCTTACTGGCAGTATTTCTAGCGGCTATTTCTGTAGCAGCCATTGGAATGATCGGATTTGTCGGTCTAGTTGTACCGCATATGGCGAGATTGCTCGTTGGTTCAGATTATAAATATCTTTTGCCGATGAGTATGGCTCTTGGCGCATTGGTACTGTTGATTGCGGATACCGGTGGGCGTACCTTGTTCGCACCTTTAGATATCCCCGCGGGTATCCTTATGGCTGTGATTGGTGGACCTTATTTTCTATACCTGATGAGAAAGAAGGCGTTCTAA
- a CDS encoding N-acetylmuramoyl-L-alanine amidase produces the protein MNNWRKHSFSRTAATLCGFRITLTTLGLLLLFMGSSYASSTPEKPVMKDDRQHILGHGHRMILIDAGHGGIDGGTSYGNILEKDITLDISRRLFLMLRSDGFDVILNRNGDYAPSDENRWLRSKSRHLRDLAQRKELAETLPANVVVSIHINWAPSPSKHGPLVLYRQEGRSFILAKSIQHQLNNLYDVEAQPRPGKPFYLLNKITATTVIVEAGFVSSPTDREKICTPKGQQQIAEAIADGIVAYLMEV, from the coding sequence TTGAACAACTGGAGAAAACATTCCTTTTCCAGAACAGCAGCTACTTTATGTGGCTTTCGTATTACTCTAACTACCTTAGGACTACTACTGTTGTTTATGGGAAGCTCCTATGCCTCTTCGACACCAGAGAAGCCCGTGATGAAGGATGACCGTCAGCATATATTAGGTCATGGCCACCGTATGATTCTAATTGATGCGGGACACGGAGGCATCGACGGTGGAACTTCCTACGGTAATATTCTTGAAAAAGATATTACGTTAGATATCTCACGTCGATTATTTCTGATGTTACGCAGTGATGGATTTGACGTAATCTTGAATCGCAATGGTGATTATGCACCCAGTGACGAAAACCGCTGGTTGCGCAGCAAATCTCGCCATCTGCGGGATCTTGCGCAGCGCAAAGAGCTGGCCGAGACGCTCCCAGCTAATGTAGTGGTCAGCATTCATATTAACTGGGCACCTTCACCTTCAAAACATGGACCACTCGTGTTGTACCGTCAAGAAGGCCGCAGCTTCATCCTTGCTAAATCCATTCAGCACCAATTAAACAATCTTTACGATGTCGAGGCTCAACCAAGACCAGGTAAGCCCTTTTATTTACTCAACAAAATAACCGCCACAACCGTTATCGTTGAGGCGGGTTTTGTAAGTAGTCCGACCGACCGCGAAAAGATATGCACCCCTAAAGGGCAGCAACAAATCGCAGAAGCCATCGCTGATGGTATTGTAGCTTATCTTATGGAAGTGTAG
- a CDS encoding pyridoxamine 5'-phosphate oxidase family protein codes for MKKPVDVEKNKENYLQFINKRKNLILSLIDDEGKPFISYAPFVKKDGKLYIYISKIAEHYGYMENNDFVDAFLIADESETNNKFATERVRWSCTSSNFGNDVHEDIFELFNADHGEAMLNLLRGLDFSLFELTPLKGRYVVGFGLAFDIDVDANVFNHVVIDKKKDEEAVQGSK; via the coding sequence ATGAAGAAGCCTGTAGATGTAGAAAAAAATAAAGAAAACTACTTGCAATTTATTAATAAACGTAAGAATCTGATTTTGAGTTTAATCGATGATGAAGGTAAGCCCTTTATTAGTTATGCACCTTTCGTAAAGAAAGACGGCAAGCTGTATATCTATATTAGTAAGATCGCAGAGCACTATGGCTATATGGAAAATAATGATTTTGTGGACGCCTTTCTAATTGCGGATGAGTCTGAAACAAACAATAAATTTGCAACTGAGCGTGTGCGCTGGAGTTGTACCTCAAGCAATTTCGGGAATGATGTACATGAGGATATCTTTGAGTTGTTCAATGCTGATCACGGTGAGGCAATGCTGAATTTGTTGCGCGGACTGGATTTTTCCCTGTTCGAACTGACCCCTCTGAAGGGCCGCTATGTCGTAGGTTTTGGATTGGCCTTCGATATTGATGTGGATGCGAATGTATTTAATCACGTTGTTATTGATAAGAAGAAAGATGAAGAAGCTGTACAAGGGAGCAAATAG
- a CDS encoding ABC transporter ATP-binding protein — translation MFTVDSISIRYEQKSVINNFSFSVKKGEIVSIIGPNGSGKSTLLKAVSRLIPYHTGVVTLDGTDLKSMNAKQVARKMCMLSQKNQAPNDMTVIDLVSYGRYPHIKWFERLNHEDMDIVHWALEKTHLMECKDRAVASLSGGESQRAWIAMALAQRPLIMLLDEPTTYLDISHQHEVLELVRELNQDMGMTVVMVLHDLNQASTYSDSIVVVQAGEKAMYGTPNEVMTTEMIRDIYRMDAEVQYVPTEKKPRIHLLSTVR, via the coding sequence ATGTTTACTGTCGATTCCATTTCGATTCGGTATGAGCAGAAAAGCGTGATTAACAACTTCTCTTTTTCCGTGAAAAAAGGTGAGATCGTCTCCATCATAGGACCGAACGGCTCCGGCAAATCCACACTACTCAAAGCGGTATCGCGGCTAATTCCTTATCATACGGGTGTGGTCACACTCGATGGTACGGATCTGAAGTCTATGAACGCCAAACAAGTCGCACGAAAAATGTGCATGCTGAGCCAGAAGAATCAAGCACCGAATGATATGACAGTGATCGATCTTGTCTCTTATGGCAGGTATCCACACATAAAGTGGTTCGAGAGATTGAACCATGAGGATATGGACATTGTCCATTGGGCTCTTGAGAAGACACATTTGATGGAGTGTAAGGACCGAGCTGTGGCTTCTTTGTCAGGTGGTGAATCACAGCGTGCTTGGATTGCAATGGCTTTAGCACAGCGTCCCCTCATCATGTTGCTTGATGAACCAACCACGTACTTGGACATTTCTCACCAGCATGAAGTGCTTGAGCTTGTTCGCGAGTTAAATCAAGACATGGGTATGACCGTTGTGATGGTGCTGCATGATCTCAATCAAGCCTCTACTTATAGCGATAGTATTGTTGTAGTGCAGGCGGGTGAAAAAGCGATGTATGGCACACCCAATGAAGTCATGACAACCGAAATGATCCGGGATATATACCGAATGGATGCGGAAGTCCAGTATGTGCCTACAGAGAAGAAACCTCGTATTCATTTATTGAGTACTGTTCGATAG
- a CDS encoding SNF2-related protein — protein sequence MTQLFRNSLPHKGGKPAPILPVPLSFDRNWLQDLELKLEKGGPWGDFRLSRLAVQGEQTGLVTSFDELQCMKHLSGLSPLPHQLDTAHKVLFEMSGRAILADEVGLGKTIEAGLVLKEYLVRGLVSKVLILVPASLVLQWVRELNAKFGISAIAQKKAYSWGNAIVVASMDTAKRDPHKEMLLENEYDMLIIDEAHKLKNKKSTNYLFVQQLRKKYCLLLTATPVQNDLGELFNLITLLKPGQLGNQGDFASNFVVDKRQPKNEGQLRDELSKVMIRNRRGEGPVNFTKRKVRNIPLVLSQEERVLYDAVTSFVKDQYQESGGNLSSMLSLVTLQREVCSSRDAVFITLVNLIKKLPADSPKRDRMMELLQTLRTVKTNTKAETTLSLIQEMNEKVIVFTEYRATQEYLLQYFREHGLMCVSYSGGMNRGKKDWMMDLFRGRAQVMIATEAGGEGINLQFCHHMINFDLPWNPMRVEQRIGRVHRLGQENDVVIYNLSTQGTIEEHILHLLHEKINMFEMVIGGLDVILERFEKKESLEKSLYKIMLESRSDEELRNELDHIGESLSELTQGIKKESETAT from the coding sequence ATGACGCAATTATTCCGTAATTCACTACCCCACAAAGGTGGGAAGCCCGCGCCTATACTGCCTGTTCCTCTTTCTTTTGACCGGAATTGGCTGCAGGATCTAGAACTCAAACTGGAAAAAGGCGGTCCGTGGGGAGATTTCCGTCTGTCCAGGCTTGCCGTGCAAGGAGAACAAACGGGTCTAGTAACAAGCTTCGATGAGCTGCAATGCATGAAGCATTTATCCGGATTATCCCCACTTCCTCATCAGCTCGATACCGCGCATAAGGTTCTGTTTGAGATGTCAGGCCGCGCGATTCTTGCAGACGAAGTTGGACTAGGAAAGACGATTGAAGCTGGACTTGTACTCAAGGAATATCTTGTTCGCGGTCTCGTCTCTAAAGTTCTTATTCTGGTACCCGCTTCCCTCGTATTGCAGTGGGTCCGCGAGCTGAATGCCAAGTTTGGCATATCAGCTATTGCACAGAAAAAAGCATACTCCTGGGGAAATGCGATTGTCGTCGCATCTATGGACACCGCGAAACGTGATCCACATAAAGAAATGCTGCTGGAAAATGAATATGACATGTTGATTATTGATGAAGCCCACAAGTTGAAGAATAAGAAATCGACTAATTATCTATTTGTACAGCAATTACGCAAGAAATATTGCCTGCTCCTAACCGCTACTCCCGTTCAGAATGATCTGGGCGAGCTATTTAATTTGATCACTTTACTGAAGCCGGGGCAATTAGGAAATCAGGGCGATTTTGCTTCAAATTTCGTCGTTGATAAACGGCAACCCAAGAATGAAGGTCAGCTAAGGGACGAGCTTTCGAAGGTGATGATCCGCAATCGGCGTGGTGAAGGACCTGTTAACTTTACGAAACGAAAAGTCCGTAATATTCCGCTAGTTCTTTCACAGGAAGAGAGAGTATTATATGACGCTGTCACTTCTTTTGTCAAAGACCAGTATCAAGAATCGGGCGGCAATCTCAGTAGTATGCTTTCCTTGGTAACGCTTCAGCGCGAGGTGTGCAGCAGCCGGGATGCCGTCTTCATCACTTTAGTTAATCTGATCAAGAAGCTACCCGCTGATTCTCCGAAACGCGATCGGATGATGGAGCTATTGCAGACACTTCGTACGGTTAAAACCAACACCAAAGCCGAAACAACGCTATCCCTCATTCAAGAAATGAATGAAAAAGTCATCGTCTTCACGGAGTACCGCGCGACTCAAGAATATTTGCTTCAGTATTTCCGCGAACATGGGCTAATGTGTGTTTCTTATTCCGGCGGAATGAACCGTGGTAAAAAAGACTGGATGATGGATCTCTTCCGCGGCCGTGCTCAAGTCATGATCGCAACCGAGGCGGGTGGTGAGGGCATTAACCTGCAGTTCTGTCACCATATGATCAACTTCGATCTACCTTGGAATCCTATGAGAGTAGAACAGCGGATTGGGCGGGTGCACCGGTTAGGTCAGGAAAATGACGTGGTTATCTATAATTTGTCCACACAGGGCACCATTGAAGAACATATTCTGCATCTGCTACACGAGAAGATCAATATGTTCGAAATGGTCATTGGAGGGCTGGATGTGATTCTGGAGCGTTTTGAGAAGAAAGAATCTCTGGAGAAAAGTTTATACAAAATCATGCTCGAATCCCGCTCCGATGAAGAGCTGCGAAATGAGCTAGATCATATTGGTGAATCCCTAAGTGAGTTGACTCAGGGTATTAAAAAGGAAAGTGAGACTGCGACATGA
- a CDS encoding YqhG family protein, with protein sequence MTLTSQEVRKHVMDYLEATECSIIEVSPIHVTVKLSPRADRMLTDRPYYWGFVERTGVDPETLSFTFVFDPEKYDSQAAIEVPPTINRSIGAMNPPITGNPAMDSTADVEVSSDLLNSASPESNVVHVPSSNPEDSILARYFGIVPALPRIGPGMIRREDIIYGSKRLQQIWSAAQDEGKCLYLFEDPGSRQRNTLFSAAYEPWLGVCYKVEMSCDLKREELHYLGISLTKGNIIDDFNAKISSREMIPRLPENVHIQPYELTVTAATDLLEAHLTSQLAELDYTWAEQARERLRIELAIIDIYYGELLKEPDEEKRLGTQEQYNRRRQETIWQYEPQIAVSAITYGLFHLRSL encoded by the coding sequence ATGACCCTCACCTCACAGGAAGTACGTAAACATGTAATGGACTATCTGGAGGCGACAGAATGCTCCATTATTGAAGTATCGCCCATTCACGTAACTGTAAAGCTATCGCCAAGAGCTGACAGAATGCTTACAGATCGTCCTTATTATTGGGGATTTGTAGAGCGTACTGGTGTTGATCCGGAGACGCTCTCTTTCACCTTTGTTTTTGATCCGGAAAAATACGACAGCCAGGCAGCTATAGAAGTTCCGCCTACGATAAATCGCAGCATCGGAGCAATGAACCCACCAATTACAGGAAACCCAGCGATGGACTCGACTGCCGATGTTGAGGTGAGCTCGGATCTATTGAATTCAGCATCACCTGAATCTAATGTGGTTCATGTCCCCTCTTCAAATCCAGAAGACAGCATCCTTGCCCGCTACTTTGGTATTGTTCCAGCTCTGCCACGAATTGGGCCCGGCATGATAAGACGTGAAGATATCATCTATGGAAGCAAGCGCCTGCAGCAAATTTGGAGTGCAGCCCAAGATGAAGGAAAATGCCTTTACTTATTTGAAGATCCCGGTAGCAGGCAACGGAATACACTCTTCTCTGCAGCCTATGAACCTTGGCTCGGTGTCTGCTATAAAGTGGAGATGAGCTGCGATTTGAAACGGGAAGAACTGCATTATCTTGGAATATCTCTGACAAAAGGGAACATCATTGATGATTTTAACGCTAAGATATCCTCGCGGGAGATGATCCCCCGTTTACCAGAAAACGTGCATATCCAACCTTATGAACTGACAGTGACAGCCGCTACAGATTTATTGGAAGCACATCTTACCTCTCAGCTAGCCGAACTTGATTACACTTGGGCAGAACAGGCACGCGAGCGTCTTAGAATCGAGCTGGCTATCATTGATATTTATTACGGAGAATTGCTGAAAGAGCCTGATGAAGAAAAACGTCTAGGCACTCAGGAGCAGTACAACCGTCGTCGACAGGAGACCATTTGGCAATATGAGCCGCAAATTGCAGTTTCTGCGATAACCTATGGACTGTTTCATCTGCGGAGCCTATAG
- a CDS encoding YqzE family protein, producing MASGGDELVKYITEKVVVYIEDPRAIHARRAATKQPWSQKWFGMLPLGWSIWRSKWTHGKKE from the coding sequence ATGGCTTCCGGTGGCGATGAGCTTGTAAAGTATATAACGGAGAAGGTAGTCGTATATATCGAGGATCCGCGTGCCATACATGCCCGTAGAGCTGCAACGAAGCAGCCGTGGTCACAGAAATGGTTCGGCATGCTTCCACTTGGGTGGTCTATCTGGCGAAGCAAGTGGACTCATGGCAAAAAAGAATAA
- a CDS encoding adenosylcobalamin-dependent ribonucleoside-diphosphate reductase encodes MREVFLLSNVERKQRLEGLSEKIFLDRYAWKDADSNNAKVGDVVLVLTKDDPKFPTKEVGEIVERSGRIVTVKTRSGELVKSDVEKLTLNIEKTPEEMWDRLSTAMASVEKTPELQEEWAGKFRSILDDWKLVPGGRIAAGAGASEELTLFNCYVIPSPKDSRGGIMQTLAEMTEIMARGGGVGINLSSLRPRRAIVRGVNGSSSGSVSWGGLFSYTTGLIEQGGSRRGALMLMINDWHPDVEDFITVKQTMGQVTNANLSVCVSNSFMKAVKENLDWDLVFPDTTDPDYNDMWDGDLDKWKAAGKNVIHYRTVKARDVWRTIIESAWKSAEPGVVFMEYYNQMSNSWYFNPIICTNPCGEQGLPGWGVCNLSAVNLSKFYDEKNHDVDWEDLATTTRYSVRFLDNVIDKTPYHFPENEANQKNERRVGLGTMGLAELMIKLNIRYGSPESLEFLDKLYGFMAREAYLASAEIAGEKGSFLAFDTEKYLMSGFMENMVEAYPEVDEAIRKHGMRNVTVITQAPTGSTGTMVGTSTGIEPYFAFKYYRQSRLGYDEQFVPIAQEWLEAHPGEELPEYFVTSMDLSAKDHIRAQAAIQRWVDSSISKTANCPSDFTVEETAELYEMAFDLGCKGVTIYRDGSRDVQVLQTSKKEDEKLTSAEEVAPAVEAVTTPEVSASVVAASPAPQVTTKELDKQYKKRPQVLRGATYKINTPFGMAYITINDLDGTPAEIFLNVGKAGSDVFAMAEALGRVCSLFLRYGDHGEKVELLIKHLKGIGGSGAIGFGANRVESIADAVAKALETHVLNNAHDDHLPAPIAATLELEDFNEALNAELKASVPAATSTDDSHGGHGAHNHTSASRDLCPSCGGASLINIEGCKTCGNCGYSRCG; translated from the coding sequence ATGCGGGAGGTTTTTTTATTGAGTAATGTGGAACGTAAGCAACGCCTTGAAGGGCTAAGTGAAAAAATATTTTTGGATCGTTATGCTTGGAAGGATGCCGACAGCAACAATGCTAAAGTGGGCGATGTTGTACTCGTTCTAACAAAGGATGATCCGAAGTTTCCAACGAAGGAAGTCGGAGAGATCGTAGAACGTAGCGGCCGAATCGTAACCGTTAAGACGCGCAGCGGCGAACTTGTGAAATCAGATGTTGAAAAGCTGACGCTTAATATAGAAAAAACACCAGAGGAAATGTGGGATCGTCTGTCTACAGCTATGGCTTCTGTTGAGAAGACACCTGAACTTCAAGAAGAATGGGCAGGTAAATTCCGTTCGATTCTGGATGATTGGAAGCTCGTGCCGGGTGGACGTATTGCGGCTGGTGCAGGCGCTAGTGAAGAACTAACACTATTCAACTGTTATGTAATTCCTTCTCCAAAAGATAGCCGTGGCGGTATTATGCAGACATTGGCTGAAATGACAGAAATTATGGCTCGTGGTGGCGGTGTAGGGATTAACCTATCATCACTACGTCCACGCCGTGCGATTGTGAGAGGTGTGAATGGTTCATCCAGTGGTTCTGTATCTTGGGGCGGTCTGTTTAGCTATACCACTGGATTAATTGAACAAGGCGGTAGCCGCCGTGGTGCGCTTATGCTCATGATTAATGACTGGCATCCGGATGTTGAGGACTTCATTACCGTGAAGCAAACGATGGGTCAAGTCACTAATGCTAACCTTTCGGTATGTGTGAGCAATAGCTTTATGAAGGCTGTAAAAGAAAATCTGGATTGGGATCTCGTATTCCCGGATACGACAGATCCTGACTATAACGATATGTGGGATGGCGATCTCGACAAGTGGAAGGCTGCGGGCAAAAACGTTATTCATTATCGCACCGTTAAAGCGCGTGATGTGTGGCGCACCATTATCGAGTCGGCTTGGAAATCTGCGGAGCCGGGCGTAGTGTTCATGGAATACTACAATCAGATGTCCAACAGCTGGTATTTCAATCCGATCATTTGTACGAACCCATGTGGGGAGCAAGGGCTGCCAGGCTGGGGAGTCTGCAATTTGTCCGCTGTGAACCTGTCCAAGTTTTACGATGAGAAGAATCATGATGTAGACTGGGAAGATCTCGCGACTACGACGCGTTATTCCGTTCGTTTCTTGGACAATGTCATTGATAAGACACCTTATCATTTCCCGGAAAATGAAGCGAATCAGAAAAATGAACGCCGTGTGGGTCTAGGAACGATGGGACTAGCGGAGCTTATGATCAAATTGAACATCCGTTACGGTAGTCCGGAATCTTTGGAGTTTCTGGACAAGCTGTACGGCTTTATGGCTCGTGAAGCGTACCTTGCATCGGCAGAGATTGCTGGTGAGAAGGGATCCTTCCTAGCTTTTGATACTGAGAAATACTTAATGAGCGGCTTTATGGAAAATATGGTCGAAGCGTATCCAGAGGTTGACGAAGCGATTCGCAAACATGGCATGCGTAACGTTACAGTTATTACTCAAGCACCAACGGGCAGCACAGGTACAATGGTAGGCACTTCGACAGGTATTGAACCTTATTTTGCCTTCAAATATTACCGTCAAAGTCGTCTTGGCTACGATGAGCAGTTCGTTCCAATCGCTCAAGAATGGCTTGAAGCTCATCCAGGTGAAGAGCTTCCAGAATACTTTGTGACCTCGATGGATTTGTCGGCTAAGGATCATATCCGTGCGCAAGCAGCGATTCAACGCTGGGTGGATAGCTCAATTTCCAAGACAGCAAACTGTCCGTCTGACTTCACGGTAGAAGAGACGGCTGAGCTATATGAAATGGCCTTCGATCTAGGTTGTAAAGGCGTTACGATCTACCGTGATGGTAGCCGTGACGTGCAAGTTCTGCAAACCTCGAAGAAGGAAGATGAGAAACTTACTTCAGCAGAAGAGGTAGCACCAGCAGTTGAAGCTGTAACGACTCCTGAAGTAAGTGCAAGTGTTGTAGCAGCAAGTCCAGCGCCACAAGTCACTACAAAAGAGCTGGATAAACAATACAAGAAACGTCCGCAGGTTCTGCGCGGCGCAACTTACAAGATCAACACACCTTTCGGCATGGCATATATTACGATCAATGATCTTGATGGCACACCGGCAGAAATCTTCCTGAATGTTGGTAAAGCAGGCTCTGACGTCTTTGCGATGGCAGAAGCACTCGGTCGTGTCTGCTCCTTGTTCCTCCGTTATGGAGATCATGGTGAGAAGGTGGAATTGTTGATCAAACATTTGAAAGGTATCGGCGGATCAGGCGCAATCGGCTTCGGTGCGAATCGGGTAGAATCCATTGCAGATGCTGTAGCTAAGGCATTGGAGACTCATGTACTGAATAACGCTCATGATGATCATCTGCCAGCACCAATTGCAGCAACATTGGAGCTGGAGGATTTCAACGAAGCTTTAAATGCGGAGTTGAAGGCGAGTGTTCCTGCGGCAACGTCTACCGATGATAGTCATGGTGGACATGGTGCGCATAACCACACTAGCGCTTCACGTGATCTTTGCCCATCTTGCGGCGGCGCTTCGCTGATAAATATTGAGGGTTGTAAGACTTGCGGGAACTGTGGGTATAGTCGCTGCGGGTAA
- a CDS encoding DinB family protein produces the protein MTITSVLPIWQAVQERFHKMVKALPEEDLNLKLGNSTIGGLISHNAEVEFMFAEWFFGRPKPQANDAAYATLSELVDLLTASNENLMAAMQELPEEAWQVSVESSFGTSTPLEAVGRLMYHTGIHAGQISLIQKNAV, from the coding sequence ATGACTATTACTTCAGTACTGCCAATCTGGCAAGCGGTTCAAGAGCGATTTCATAAAATGGTGAAGGCTTTACCGGAAGAAGACTTAAATCTAAAATTAGGAAATTCAACCATTGGTGGTTTGATTTCTCATAATGCTGAGGTAGAATTTATGTTTGCAGAGTGGTTCTTTGGTAGACCTAAACCTCAAGCCAATGATGCAGCGTATGCTACATTAAGTGAACTGGTGGATCTGTTGACCGCTTCCAATGAGAATCTAATGGCAGCGATGCAGGAGCTTCCAGAAGAAGCTTGGCAGGTGAGTGTAGAGTCGTCTTTTGGCACATCTACTCCGCTTGAAGCGGTAGGCAGACTTATGTATCACACAGGTATTCATGCCGGACAGATTTCTCTTATACAGAAAAATGCGGTTTGA
- a CDS encoding divergent polysaccharide deacetylase family protein — protein sequence MKDSRKVKRYLLNWIAVAAVMITAIVPATPSVSAATSKDNVTNTQLEESTPKRNKVVIIIDDFGNDMKGTDEMFSLPVKLTVAVMPFLPTSFKDATRAHERGDDVLLHLPMEPRQGNPKWLGPGAILAKMSDEEVRQKVESALDNVPFAIGINNHMGSKITGDERIMAVILSVCKERGLFFVDSKTNYHSIAGNMAYRMGLPRVENHIFLDDTHTASHVMKQMGLAKDLAQDQRFCVTIGHVGVHGKETAAGIRSGIEQLKDSVEFIGISDLVKNEMKWSSHPTLP from the coding sequence ATGAAGGACAGTCGAAAAGTTAAACGTTATTTACTAAATTGGATTGCTGTTGCTGCAGTAATGATTACCGCAATTGTTCCGGCGACGCCGTCTGTCTCTGCAGCCACGTCTAAAGACAACGTTACAAATACGCAGCTTGAAGAGAGTACACCTAAACGCAATAAGGTCGTTATTATTATTGATGATTTCGGCAATGACATGAAGGGGACGGATGAAATGTTCTCGCTACCTGTGAAGCTTACGGTGGCTGTTATGCCTTTCTTACCAACATCCTTTAAAGATGCCACTCGGGCGCATGAACGCGGGGATGATGTCCTGCTGCACTTGCCGATGGAGCCGCGCCAAGGAAATCCGAAATGGCTAGGACCAGGAGCCATACTGGCCAAGATGTCCGATGAGGAAGTTCGCCAAAAGGTAGAGTCGGCACTCGATAATGTGCCTTTTGCCATCGGTATAAATAACCACATGGGCTCTAAAATCACCGGGGACGAGCGGATTATGGCCGTGATCCTATCCGTATGCAAAGAACGGGGATTGTTCTTTGTGGACAGTAAGACCAACTATCATTCCATTGCTGGCAATATGGCTTATCGAATGGGATTACCCCGCGTGGAGAACCATATCTTTCTGGATGACACACACACGGCTAGTCATGTTATGAAGCAAATGGGCCTCGCTAAAGATCTAGCACAGGATCAACGATTCTGCGTAACCATTGGTCATGTTGGCGTACATGGGAAAGAGACCGCAGCAGGGATCCGCAGCGGTATTGAGCAATTGAAAGACAGTGTTGAATTTATAGGCATTTCTGATCTGGTTAAAAACGAGATGAAATGGAGCTCTCATCCTACACTTCCATAA